From the genome of Leptospira koniambonensis:
TCTGGTCGAAAATATCCTCGTACAATTCCCGGATCTTTTTCAAATTTCTTCCTGGCGGGGAAGGAAATGGAATGATCCTGCCTAGATTTTTCGCCGTACCGGTTTCTTTTATATCTTCCGATTCTTTATGATTATGTCTGTTTAAAGGGGGGAGATTCTCTCTCTCCATAACTTATACCTTCGGAAAATCGAAGTCCTAAATTCAGTGACATTCGCTAGATTTTTTAAAAACGAAATCAGAAAATCCGGTTTGAAATTTACGAAAACTGTTGCCATAGTATTTTCCCAGGCAAACATGCGAATGGTTTGAAAGGATTTTGCTTTTAGGCGATTCCGATCATATCTTATTCGAACTTCCCCTTAACGGAAAGGAAAAGTATGCCTGAATTCGATCAAATTGATCTGTTCAACTATGCCGCTTATGGCAATGAAGACGATCCTCAATGGGACGATATACGTAATTATATTCGCTCTAATGCCAACGCTTCGAAGGAATATGAAGAGATTAAAAAAAATCTCACCAATGTTCAACCGAAACGAAAACAAAAAGATTTTGGAAGACCTCGACAAGAGATGAAATCCTCTGATGGAGATCCGAACTCAGACAAGCCTGCAGGTCAGGATAAAAAATGGTGGAGCGTTTTCTTAGGAGAATAGTCGCTTAGGAAGGTTGACCGTGGAGAAAGAAGCAAAGACATATCTTCGGATCAAAAATTTCGTGGCTCCCTTTATAGGTTTAGCCGTGGATATCACTGCGTACGGAACCGAAAATATAGTAACTAACGGTAAAGTAATTCTTACCTGCAATCATAGATCCGATATGGATCCGTTTATTCTTTCTTATACTTTTCCTAGATTCATTTCTTGGATCGCTGCAGAATACACTTTTAGAATTCCTATCTTCAGAGACCTTGCAAAGATCGCTGGCGGGATACCGATGTCAATCGACGGAAATATTTCCATCGGTTCCATTAAGATGATCCAACAGGTTTTTAAAAAGGGAGAGACCTTAGGAATTTTCCCAGAAGGCCATGACTATATGGTCAAAAATGATTTTAAATCCGGAATGGTGGACTTTCATTCGGGATTTGCAGCATTCTCCATCCGAAACAAAGTAGATATTCTTCCTTCTGTAATTATACCTGTCGAAGAATCTTATTCTGATATCCCAATTCCGCCTATCGTTCGCAGCTTCATGGGAATGCCTAAAGAAGTTTGTGAGATCAAAAAACGTGCGATCTATAAAAAGGTAAAAGTGATCTACGGAGAGAAGGTAGATCATAGAGAATTTCTTTCAGGAACATTGGAGGAGAATATGAAACAACTCTC
Proteins encoded in this window:
- a CDS encoding lysophospholipid acyltransferase family protein, which gives rise to MEKEAKTYLRIKNFVAPFIGLAVDITAYGTENIVTNGKVILTCNHRSDMDPFILSYTFPRFISWIAAEYTFRIPIFRDLAKIAGGIPMSIDGNISIGSIKMIQQVFKKGETLGIFPEGHDYMVKNDFKSGMVDFHSGFAAFSIRNKVDILPSVIIPVEESYSDIPIPPIVRSFMGMPKEVCEIKKRAIYKKVKVIYGEKVDHREFLSGTLEENMKQLSNVVRTRMIALQEGQYAEA